Proteins encoded in a region of the Drosophila gunungcola strain Sukarami chromosome 3L unlocalized genomic scaffold, Dgunungcola_SK_2 000005F, whole genome shotgun sequence genome:
- the LOC128259028 gene encoding larval serum protein 1 gamma chain, with translation MKLTLVILALVGCVAAFSVPTQKVKIADKTFLERQKFLFEIVHRIDEPLMFEEWIKMGQKLITDKAQYETFDFYMEKFWESYKLGALLPKGEFFGALVKTHHKQAYGLFNFFFYAKDWETFVRNVAWARIHVNEGMFVYALTLAVIHKPEFEGLILPQIYEIFPQYFFNSKFVYEAEKFDYEVFSKLIMYEKEYKDILYKDYSEFTGNFYFYTKDWKTWQWYKMMGLDQEWYVEDKYFLRENFAQFVNDPKYVDVVKGLKKFYMPVDYTRDISFFNDETKMTYFTEDLGWNAYWYYLNMDYAFFLNGKQFGLDKDRRGEYWIYNVQQILARYYQERLANGFGEIPEFFWYKQIEYGYDPQLIYYNGIGYSYRKNYYDFYTYGNFEMYNHVQNFFSRVYKVLETGIYKTADGQVFDLHKPEAVKFVANYLQGNADTFDKYFFNYYYMLAHMYFADVDYTQMDVFPNVFLNFETMLRDPFFYTFYKKFTDVFYTFKYYLKPYTQKDLFYEGITIKDVSVSKLVTYYDIVDFDVTNLLNDKMTFVDGQYVWDKALLARQARLNHKPFDFEFTIESDKVQKGVVRVFLGPKFDEYGRVIPLDYNRKNFVQIDSFVYPFIAGTNTIKRSSKEFAWTAEDRITYTELYKYVMLASEGKYDFPLDISEPHNAFPDRLVLPKGWEQGMPMQFYFFVSPFAEEYEQFSNFDYTYSSGVGSGTRFVDSKPFGYPFDRQIDEYDFFVPNGFFKDVKVYYVDTFAKYFEKKYAQFGTFDYSIEY, from the exons ATGAAGCTGACCCTAGTGATACTGGCCCTCGTGGGCTGTGTGGCCGCTTTCAGCGTGCCCACGCAAAAGGTGAAGATCGCCGACAAGACCTTCCTGGAGAGGCAAAAATTCCTCTTCGAGATTGTCCACCGCATCGATGAGCCGCTGATGTTCGAGGAATGGATCAAGATGGGCCAGAAGCTGATCACCGACAAGGCTCAGTATGAG ACCTTCGACTTCTACATGGAGAAATTCTGGGAATCCTACAAACTGGGAGCCCTGCTACCCAAGGGAGAGTTCTTCGGCGCTCTGGTCAAGACCCACCACAAACAGGCCTACGGTCTGTTCAACTTCTTCTTCTACGCCAAGGACTGGGAGACCTTCGTCCGCAACGTCGCATGGGCCCGCATCCACGTGAACGAGGGCATGTTCGTCTACGCCCTGACCCTGGCCGTCATCCACAAGCCCGAGTTCGAAGGCCTGATCCTGCCCCAGATCTACGAGATCTTCCCCCAGTACTTCTTCAACAGCAAGTTCGTCTACGAGGCCGAGAAGTTCGACTATGAGGTCTTCAGCAAGCTGATCATGTACGAGAAGGAGTACAAGGACATCCTGTACAAGGACTACAGCGAGTTCACCGGCAACTTCTACTTCTACACCAAGGACTGGAAGACCTGGCAGTGGTACAAAATGATGGGTCTGGACCAGGAGTGGTATGTCGAGGACAAGTACTTCCTGCGCGAGAACTTCGCCCAGTTCGTCAACGACCCCAAGTACGTCGATGTGGTCAAGGGACTGAAGAAGTTCTACATGCCCGTGGACTACACCCGTGACATCTCCTTCTTCAACGATGAGACCAAGATGACTTACTTCACCGAGGACCTGGGCTGGAACGCATACTGGTACTACCTGAACATGGACTACGCCTTCTTCCTGAACGGCAAGCAGTTCGGTTTGGACAAGGACCGTCGCGGCGAGTACTGGATCTACAACGTTCAGCAGATCCTGGCCCGTTACTACCAGGAGCGCCTGGCCAACGGCTTCGGCGAGATCCCCGAGTTCTTCTGGTACAAACAGATCGAGTACGGCTATGATCCCCAGCTGATTTACTACAACGGCATTGGCTACAGCTACCGCAAGAACTACTATGACTTCTACACCTACGGCAACTTCGAGATGTACAACCATGTGCAGAACTTCTTCAGCCGCGTCTACAAGGTCCTTGAGACCGGAATCTACAAGACCGCCGACGGTCAGGTGTTCGACCTTCACAAGCCTGAGGCCGTCAAGTTCGTGGCCAACTACCTGCAGGGTAACGCCGATACCTTCGATAAGTACTTCTTCAACTACTACTACATGCTGGCCCATATGTACTTCGCCGATGTGGACTACACCCAGATGGATGTCTTCCCCAATGTCTTCCTCAACTTCGAAACCATGCTGCGCGATCCCTTCTTCTACACCTTCTACAAGAAGTTCACTGATGTGTTCTACACCTTCAAATACTACTTGAAGCCGTACACCCAGAAGGACCTCTTCTACGAGGGCATCACTATCAAGGATGTGTCCGTCAGCAAGCTGGTGACCTACTACGACATTGTGGACTTCGATGTGACCAACCTGCTGAACGACAAGATGACTTTCGTCGACGGCCAGTACGTCTGGGACAAGGCTCTGCTGGCCCGTCAGGCCCGCCTCAACCACAAGCCCTTCGACTTCGAGTTCACCATCGAGTCCGACAAGGTGCAGAAGGGCGTCGTCCGCGTCTTCCTGGGCCCCAAGTTCGATGAGTACGGCCGCGTGATCCCGCTGGACTACAACCGCAAGAACTTTGTGCAGATTGACAGCTTCGTGTATCCCTTCATTGCCGGCACCAACACCATTAAGCGCAGCTCCAAGGAGTTCGCCTGGACCGCCGAAGACAGGATCACCTACACCGAGCTCTACAAGTACGTGATGCTGGCCAGCGAGGGCAAGTACGACTTCCCTCTGGACATCAGCGAGCCCCACAACGCGTTCCCCGACCGCCTCGTTCTGCCCAAGGGCTGGGAGCAGGGCATGCCCATGCAGTTCTACTTCTTCGTCTCGCCCTTCGCCGAGGAGTACGAGCAATTCTCCAACTTCGACTACACCTACTCTTCGGGAGTTGGATCCGGCACCCGCTTCGTGGACTCCAAGCCCTTCGGCTATCCCTTCGACCGCCAGATTGATGAGTACGACTTCTTCGTGCCCAACGGCTTCTTCAAGGACGTCAAGGTCTACTACGTGGACACCTTTGCCAAGTACTTCGAGAAGAAGTACGCCCAATTCGGCACCTTCGACTACTCCATCGAATACTAA